Proteins from a genomic interval of Chroococcidiopsis thermalis PCC 7203:
- a CDS encoding class I SAM-dependent methyltransferase translates to MNSSCCRFCGSLLRHSFVDLGMSPLCESYITPAQLNQMEPFYPLHVYVCDRCFLVQLLEYVSPSDIFSHYAYFSSYSDTWLQHVRDYTEKMVGRWGLHEQSQVVEIASNDGYLLQYFVAQGIPVLGIEPAANVAKVAREKGIPTLVKFFGQQTARELVAKGNQADLLLGNNVLAHVPDLNDFVAGMKILLKPEGVITMEFPHLMRLMEGNQFDTIYHEHFSYLSFLTVEKVFATHGLTIFDVEQLSTHGGSLRIYVSHAEDTSKSISQQVRALRSEEKAAGFTTLEHYFSFAQKVKETKFKLLDFLITAKRQGKSVVGYGAPGKGNTLLNFCGIRTDFIEYTVDRSSFKQGKLLPGTHIPIFHPNKILETKPDYLLILPWNLQDEIMEQMAYIRDWGGKFVVPIPEVIVYS, encoded by the coding sequence ATGAATAGCTCGTGCTGTCGTTTCTGTGGCTCTTTGCTGAGACATAGCTTTGTCGATCTAGGAATGTCACCATTGTGCGAGAGCTACATAACACCTGCTCAGCTCAACCAGATGGAGCCGTTTTATCCACTGCATGTGTACGTATGCGATCGCTGTTTTTTAGTTCAACTTCTAGAGTATGTCAGTCCGAGTGACATCTTCAGTCACTATGCGTACTTCTCGTCCTATTCTGATACTTGGCTGCAACACGTTCGAGATTACACTGAAAAAATGGTAGGACGTTGGGGATTGCACGAACAGAGTCAAGTTGTCGAAATTGCTAGTAATGACGGTTATTTGTTGCAATACTTTGTGGCTCAAGGGATACCTGTTTTAGGCATTGAGCCAGCAGCAAATGTAGCCAAAGTAGCGCGGGAAAAAGGTATTCCTACACTTGTCAAGTTCTTTGGGCAACAGACAGCGCGAGAGTTAGTAGCAAAGGGGAATCAAGCCGATTTGTTGTTGGGGAATAACGTGCTAGCTCACGTACCCGATTTAAATGATTTTGTGGCTGGAATGAAAATTTTGCTCAAACCGGAGGGAGTTATTACAATGGAATTCCCCCATTTGATGCGGTTGATGGAGGGAAATCAGTTTGATACTATTTACCACGAACACTTTTCTTATCTTTCATTTCTCACGGTTGAGAAAGTTTTTGCCACCCACGGACTGACTATTTTTGATGTTGAACAGTTGTCAACTCACGGGGGTTCCCTCAGAATTTATGTCAGTCATGCTGAAGATACGTCGAAATCAATTAGTCAACAGGTGAGAGCGTTAAGATCTGAAGAGAAAGCGGCTGGATTTACAACTCTAGAGCATTATTTCTCTTTTGCTCAAAAGGTTAAAGAAACCAAGTTTAAGCTATTGGATTTTTTAATTACAGCGAAAAGGCAAGGCAAATCTGTTGTTGGTTATGGCGCTCCAGGCAAAGGCAACACGCTCTTGAATTTTTGTGGAATCCGCACGGATTTTATCGAGTATACAGTCGATCGCAGTTCTTTTAAGCAAGGTAAATTATTACCAGGCACTCATATTCCTATCTTTCATCCTAACAAAATTTTGGAAACAAAGCCAGACTATCTTTTAATTTTACCTTGGAATCTTCAGGATGAAATTATGGAGCAAATGGCATATATTCGCGATTGGGGTGGTAAGTTTGTTGTACCAATACCTGAAGTAATTGTTTACTCTTAG
- a CDS encoding glycosyltransferase: protein MSLPCSSFSYAPLATREAVTAQGKFLYVNDRKFFLKGVSYGPFSQATHGTPFPEKQVVEKDFALMVELGANCIRTYTVPPVWLLDLAAAYGLRIMVGIPWAEHICFLSSSAVRAEIRGAIADGVRACRDSPATFAYLVGNEIPPDVVRWHGAKQVRAFLRDLVSVAKDGDPTALVSYANYPCTEYLDIDFTDFLSFNVYLHKEKDFRSYLARLHNLAEDKPLVLSEFGIDSIREGVEGQAQILDRKLASSFKTGAAGTIVFSWTDEWFTGGFAIQDWAFGLVDRDRHKKPAFYSVQQYYKSLLPPQLPEYPKVSVVVCTYNAERTLDSCLASLERLNYPNYEVIVVNDGSTDGSWRIARKYDYIRLINQENKGLSVARNVGIAAAEGEIIAYTDSDCVADPDWLIYLVDKFLSSGLSAVGGPNLPPPEDALIPACVAVSPGGPTHVLLNDEVAEHIAGCNMAFRREALAEIGGFDPLFHAAGDDVDLCWRLQDQGYTIGFSPAAIVWHFRRNTVAAYLKQQQGYGKAEALVYFKHPYRFNLLGQPRWFGRIYGGLYSTFLIGQPTIYSGVFGRGFFQMLYQPPASLFGYLPLTLEWNLAIALFGTLSLLSGHFPWVAIIMVLISWGWSVAAAVQAPIDSRFQGIKARLLVATLIYLGPLVRSLERYRWRFKGLTQMDAIECDRVTQKPEVVWHKSAFYLSYWTEAGMEKESLLLGAMELLLSRKYFIIPDRGWSSWDLEVYRGIWSKAQIKVCTENHGSGKRLLRVRCGLKLTQLAKMTAIGCTLMAVAAIALGRSELGAIALVTSAITATTILYQHSRLGRILYHVMENVAQRLYLLPTDNKGGA from the coding sequence ATGAGTCTGCCGTGTTCTAGCTTCAGTTATGCACCGCTGGCAACCAGGGAAGCAGTCACAGCTCAAGGTAAGTTTTTGTACGTTAACGATCGAAAGTTTTTTCTCAAAGGAGTTAGCTACGGTCCGTTTTCTCAGGCAACACACGGCACTCCCTTTCCTGAAAAACAGGTTGTTGAAAAAGACTTTGCCTTGATGGTAGAACTAGGAGCGAACTGTATTCGCACGTATACTGTTCCCCCTGTATGGCTGTTGGATTTGGCAGCAGCTTACGGTCTGAGAATAATGGTCGGTATTCCTTGGGCTGAGCATATCTGTTTTTTGAGTTCCTCTGCTGTCCGAGCAGAGATTCGGGGCGCGATCGCTGATGGGGTGCGAGCCTGTCGCGACAGCCCCGCTACGTTTGCTTATCTAGTCGGTAACGAGATCCCTCCAGATGTCGTTCGCTGGCACGGAGCTAAGCAAGTTCGAGCTTTCCTGAGAGATTTAGTTTCAGTTGCCAAGGATGGCGATCCTACCGCACTTGTCAGTTATGCTAACTACCCCTGTACTGAGTATTTAGATATTGACTTCACTGATTTTTTATCCTTCAACGTCTATCTACACAAGGAAAAAGATTTTCGCAGTTACCTAGCGCGGCTGCACAATCTAGCAGAAGATAAACCATTAGTACTGAGCGAGTTCGGCATCGATTCTATCCGCGAGGGTGTAGAGGGGCAAGCTCAGATCCTCGATCGCAAACTGGCATCGAGTTTCAAAACTGGAGCAGCAGGTACAATAGTCTTTTCTTGGACGGACGAGTGGTTTACTGGTGGGTTTGCAATTCAAGACTGGGCGTTCGGTTTAGTCGATCGCGATCGGCATAAAAAGCCTGCGTTCTATAGCGTGCAGCAGTATTACAAATCGCTGCTACCACCACAACTACCTGAATACCCCAAAGTCTCGGTGGTTGTCTGTACTTACAATGCCGAACGAACTCTAGACAGTTGCCTCGCCTCGCTAGAGCGGCTCAATTACCCTAACTATGAGGTAATTGTGGTCAATGATGGCTCTACAGACGGTAGCTGGAGAATTGCTCGAAAATATGACTATATTCGCTTAATTAACCAAGAAAATAAGGGGTTAAGTGTCGCTCGTAACGTCGGTATCGCTGCTGCTGAAGGCGAAATTATTGCCTATACTGATTCTGATTGCGTTGCCGACCCAGACTGGTTAATTTACCTGGTAGATAAATTTCTCAGTTCGGGACTTTCAGCCGTTGGTGGTCCCAACTTACCCCCACCAGAAGATGCTTTGATCCCTGCTTGCGTGGCAGTGTCTCCTGGTGGTCCTACCCATGTCTTACTAAACGATGAGGTAGCGGAGCATATTGCTGGTTGCAACATGGCTTTTCGCCGAGAAGCGCTAGCGGAAATTGGCGGTTTCGACCCGTTATTTCATGCTGCTGGCGATGATGTCGATCTGTGCTGGCGGTTACAAGACCAAGGCTATACGATCGGCTTTAGTCCCGCTGCGATCGTCTGGCACTTTCGCCGCAATACCGTAGCCGCTTACCTAAAACAACAGCAAGGCTATGGTAAGGCAGAAGCTCTCGTCTACTTCAAGCACCCCTATCGCTTTAATTTATTGGGACAACCCCGCTGGTTCGGCAGAATTTACGGCGGACTTTACTCCACTTTTCTCATCGGTCAACCGACGATTTACTCTGGAGTGTTCGGTCGCGGCTTCTTTCAGATGCTGTACCAACCTCCAGCCTCTCTGTTTGGCTATCTCCCTCTAACTTTAGAGTGGAACTTAGCGATCGCCCTGTTTGGCACTTTATCGCTGTTATCCGGTCACTTCCCTTGGGTTGCCATCATTATGGTATTAATTTCCTGGGGTTGGTCTGTGGCTGCTGCCGTACAAGCACCAATTGACTCCCGTTTTCAGGGCATAAAAGCGCGTTTGCTGGTAGCAACGTTAATTTACTTAGGTCCACTGGTTCGCAGTCTAGAGCGGTATCGCTGGCGGTTTAAAGGACTAACTCAGATGGATGCGATCGAGTGCGATCGCGTCACGCAAAAACCCGAAGTTGTGTGGCACAAGTCTGCTTTTTACTTGTCCTATTGGACAGAAGCAGGAATGGAGAAAGAAAGTTTGCTGCTGGGAGCAATGGAACTGCTTTTATCTCGCAAATACTTCATCATTCCCGATCGCGGTTGGAGCAGTTGGGATTTGGAAGTTTACCGAGGCATCTGGTCGAAAGCTCAAATCAAGGTTTGCACCGAAAATCACGGTAGCGGTAAACGGTTGCTGCGGGTACGGTGCGGACTCAAGCTAACGCAGCTCGCTAAAATGACGGCGATCGGCTGTACCTTAATGGCAGTTGCCGCGATCGCCCTTGGCAGGTCAGAACTAGGGGCGATCGCTCTTGTCACGAGTGCGATTACCGCTACGACAATTCTCTATCAACACTCCCGCCTCGGTCGCATTCTCTACCACGTCATGGAAAACGTGGCACAAAGACTTTATTTGTTGCCGACTGACAATAAAGGTGGTGCGTGA
- a CDS encoding ABC transporter ATP-binding protein, translated as MIIVLARKTLRYLLPYRFLFLVAIAQVILLNALELLKPWPLKLIIDNVQVGGQPLPWEFLKGLSREQLLLAICIGLVLIYLLWGGLSLLHNYTTISIGQRMVNDLRGDLYSHLQRLSLAFHNRQQVGDLLYRIATDTYAIQSLTMNTVIPILSAVVFLVGMFTIMVQLDPLLTFLALSVCPALFITLSLLNRPINKAATQSHQQESVVYSLVQRNISAMRIIQAFTKEDEEHSKFMAASRESLAARLRLYNLQSLYSGVVSLVSAVGTALVVWVAANQVLAGELTVGELVLFTSYLASLYDPINSISQTYGMTQWAQVGVMRVFEILDIERDLPEGTKTFPTVGAKGEIVWDNVSFDYLPDQPTLKQINLRVRAGQKVAIVGPTGAGKSTLVSLLPRFYDPQVGRVTIDGVDVREFQLKSLRRQIGMVLQPPIVFPLSFRENIAYGRPDAALSEVVTAARLARIHDLIVSTSQGYDTVVGERGATLSEGERQRLTIARAILLDAPILILDEPTSSVDAETEALIMEGLDRLTVGRTTLIIAHRLSTVRQADSIVVLRAGQIVEQGTFAELMSQRSAFAALYRTQFSLQGEK; from the coding sequence ATGATAATAGTCCTCGCTCGTAAAACCTTACGCTACCTTCTGCCCTATCGCTTTCTATTTTTAGTAGCGATCGCGCAGGTGATTTTGCTAAATGCTTTAGAATTGCTGAAGCCTTGGCCCCTAAAACTGATTATCGATAACGTACAAGTCGGCGGTCAGCCGCTCCCGTGGGAATTTTTAAAAGGCTTGTCCCGCGAGCAGCTACTTTTGGCGATCTGTATCGGACTGGTGCTGATTTACCTACTTTGGGGTGGTCTGTCACTATTACATAACTACACAACTATTAGCATCGGTCAGCGCATGGTCAACGATTTGCGCGGCGACCTCTACAGCCACTTGCAGCGCCTTTCTCTAGCATTTCACAATCGCCAGCAGGTAGGAGACTTACTTTACCGCATTGCTACCGATACCTACGCGATTCAAAGCTTGACGATGAACACCGTAATTCCCATCCTCTCAGCAGTGGTGTTTTTGGTGGGAATGTTTACTATCATGGTGCAGCTCGATCCGCTGCTAACCTTCTTAGCGCTGAGCGTTTGTCCGGCTTTGTTTATCACGCTATCGCTGTTAAACCGCCCGATTAACAAGGCAGCAACTCAATCTCACCAACAGGAGAGCGTGGTTTATTCGCTCGTGCAGCGAAATATTTCTGCCATGCGGATCATCCAGGCTTTTACCAAAGAAGATGAAGAACACAGCAAGTTTATGGCGGCGAGTCGGGAGAGCTTAGCAGCGCGCTTGCGACTTTATAATCTACAAAGTCTTTACTCTGGGGTAGTCAGTTTAGTTAGCGCCGTGGGTACTGCCTTAGTCGTGTGGGTTGCTGCCAATCAAGTTTTAGCTGGTGAATTGACAGTAGGCGAGTTGGTGTTGTTTACCTCTTATCTTGCCTCGCTTTACGACCCAATTAATAGCATCAGTCAAACCTATGGAATGACTCAGTGGGCGCAGGTGGGCGTGATGCGAGTGTTTGAAATTTTGGATATCGAGCGAGATCTGCCAGAGGGAACTAAAACATTCCCTACAGTTGGAGCTAAGGGAGAAATTGTCTGGGATAATGTCAGTTTCGATTATCTGCCCGACCAGCCGACGCTGAAACAAATAAATTTGCGCGTGCGGGCGGGACAGAAAGTGGCAATTGTCGGTCCCACGGGAGCGGGAAAATCGACTTTAGTTAGCCTGCTACCACGCTTTTACGATCCGCAAGTCGGTCGAGTCACAATTGATGGAGTTGACGTGCGAGAATTTCAACTGAAATCCTTGCGTCGTCAAATCGGTATGGTGCTGCAACCGCCGATCGTCTTTCCCCTCAGCTTTCGGGAGAACATCGCCTACGGTCGCCCCGATGCAGCCCTGTCAGAGGTCGTGACTGCTGCCCGTCTTGCTCGAATTCACGATTTAATCGTCAGTACGTCCCAAGGGTACGACACGGTAGTAGGCGAAAGGGGAGCGACTCTTTCAGAAGGGGAAAGACAACGCTTGACGATCGCCCGAGCAATCTTACTAGACGCACCTATTTTAATCTTGGACGAACCCACCTCCTCAGTGGATGCCGAAACTGAAGCGCTGATTATGGAAGGGTTAGACCGACTCACAGTCGGACGGACAACCTTAATTATTGCCCACCGACTCTCAACCGTGCGTCAAGCTGATTCAATTGTCGTGTTACGAGCCGGACAGATTGTCGAACAAGGTACATTTGCCGAATTGATGAGTCAGCGGAGTGCATTTGCGGCGCTCTACCGTACCCAGTTCAGTTTACAGGGGGAGAAATAA
- a CDS encoding glycosyltransferase family protein, producing MSLRIAIAGLAGTYPFGGMFWHYLQYLLGLQRLGHDVLYIEDTGKWCYDPIAKTFVEDGSKNAAFLARELAVLDESLSDRWFFRDVTGKTYGRPWHDVVEFCRSADLLLHISAGHWMREENFTNAKVILIDTDPLYTQAGLLTGSPAEVAARVAWWQEHHDVFFSFGENIGATDCKVPCESFDWIPTRQPIVLDCFDRAAVPVTERRPVLTTVASWEPKEKGPIVNGVAYTGKSSEFERYMDLPSHSPLPLELALSGSAPVERLQECGWIVRDGYEVSHNPWVYRDYLAHSFGEWSIAKNAYVASQSGWFSCRTASYLALGVPVILQDTGFSKTIPTGEGLLTFTTTAQAAEAIEKLKTNPQRHAKAAREIAQAYFDSDKVLTNLIEKAGS from the coding sequence ATGTCGCTGCGGATTGCGATCGCTGGTTTAGCTGGGACGTATCCCTTTGGGGGCATGTTTTGGCATTACTTACAATACTTACTCGGATTGCAACGGCTCGGTCATGATGTCCTATATATAGAAGATACGGGTAAATGGTGTTACGACCCGATTGCGAAAACATTTGTGGAGGATGGGTCGAAAAACGCTGCCTTCTTAGCGCGAGAATTGGCAGTTTTAGACGAGAGTTTGAGCGATCGCTGGTTTTTTCGCGATGTGACTGGCAAGACCTACGGTCGTCCTTGGCACGATGTCGTCGAGTTCTGCCGCAGTGCCGACCTGTTACTCCACATTTCTGCTGGGCATTGGATGCGCGAGGAAAACTTTACCAATGCCAAAGTCATATTAATCGATACCGATCCTTTATACACCCAAGCCGGACTGCTGACTGGTTCCCCTGCGGAAGTCGCCGCCCGCGTTGCTTGGTGGCAGGAACATCACGACGTTTTCTTCAGCTTTGGAGAAAATATAGGCGCTACTGATTGTAAAGTTCCCTGCGAATCGTTTGACTGGATACCCACACGCCAACCAATAGTATTAGACTGCTTCGACCGAGCAGCCGTACCAGTCACAGAGCGGCGACCCGTATTGACAACCGTTGCATCGTGGGAACCAAAAGAAAAGGGTCCAATAGTAAATGGCGTTGCTTATACCGGAAAAAGTAGCGAATTCGAGCGCTACATGGATTTACCATCTCACAGTCCGCTACCACTCGAATTAGCTTTAAGTGGTTCCGCTCCAGTTGAGAGGCTGCAAGAATGCGGTTGGATTGTGCGCGATGGCTACGAAGTTTCCCACAACCCTTGGGTTTACCGAGATTATCTTGCTCATTCCTTTGGCGAATGGAGTATAGCCAAAAATGCTTACGTTGCCAGTCAAAGCGGTTGGTTTTCTTGTCGCACAGCCAGCTACCTCGCCCTTGGCGTACCAGTGATTCTACAAGATACAGGCTTTAGCAAAACCATTCCTACTGGGGAAGGGCTATTGACATTTACGACAACAGCTCAAGCAGCAGAGGCAATCGAGAAATTAAAAACCAACCCGCAGCGACACGCCAAAGCCGCCAGAGAAATCGCGCAAGCATATTTCGACTCGGATAAGGTACTGACGAATTTGATTGAAAAAGCGGGAAGTTAG
- a CDS encoding glycosyltransferase family 2 protein produces MTKVTVALTTYNRSQLLKLSLASVLAQDYPDFRVMVLDNASTDDTETVVRSLAEDDDRVTYIRNETNIGGLGNWNLAIELNTSPYLTILSDDDLMLPELISESVRALDEHPQVGFSFAMVRLIDAAGNSLDLQHTGKISEGLVKGLDFLEQTISWQGCPVYTSSLFFRASALAVVGQFDSPHSKHTFDLTTIYRLAAKFDIFFLARELAQVRLHSGQITETDWRFDRNGPIGVIAEITDAVAYLLQSDRARDENYRQWLAERFLALHARQSEYTQMALPHMQQTWEERLQLASQEIARLIPPEEAYILVDDGQWQGEAIASAPAIPFLEKDGQYWGAPADDATAIQELERLQSKGVQFIVFGWSAFWWFDYYSELERYLRSHCRCVLKNTRLVVYGLQP; encoded by the coding sequence ATGACTAAAGTTACTGTAGCCCTAACTACGTATAATCGATCGCAGTTACTCAAGCTCAGTTTGGCAAGTGTTTTAGCTCAAGACTATCCAGACTTTCGGGTGATGGTACTCGACAATGCTTCGACTGATGATACTGAAACAGTCGTGCGATCGCTTGCTGAAGACGACGATCGCGTCACTTACATTCGTAACGAAACTAATATTGGTGGTTTAGGTAATTGGAATCTCGCTATTGAATTAAATACTAGTCCTTATTTAACAATTCTGAGCGATGACGATTTGATGCTGCCAGAGTTGATAAGCGAATCTGTCCGAGCTTTAGACGAGCATCCGCAAGTCGGGTTTTCATTTGCAATGGTGAGGCTGATCGATGCTGCTGGTAATTCCTTAGACTTACAGCACACGGGAAAAATTTCTGAAGGCTTGGTTAAGGGTCTAGATTTCCTCGAACAGACGATTTCCTGGCAGGGTTGTCCGGTTTATACTTCTAGTCTGTTTTTTCGCGCTTCAGCATTGGCAGTCGTGGGACAGTTTGATAGTCCCCATTCCAAGCATACATTTGACTTGACGACGATCTATCGGCTGGCTGCCAAGTTTGACATCTTCTTTTTAGCCCGAGAACTCGCTCAAGTCCGCCTGCACTCAGGACAGATTACCGAAACAGACTGGCGCTTCGATCGCAACGGACCAATTGGTGTCATTGCTGAAATTACCGATGCTGTCGCTTATCTGTTGCAAAGCGATCGCGCTAGGGATGAGAACTATCGACAATGGCTTGCCGAGCGCTTTCTTGCTCTACACGCACGCCAAAGCGAATACACGCAAATGGCTCTGCCCCACATGCAACAAACTTGGGAAGAACGATTGCAATTAGCCAGCCAAGAAATTGCTCGGTTAATCCCCCCAGAAGAAGCATACATTCTCGTTGATGACGGTCAGTGGCAAGGGGAAGCGATCGCCTCTGCACCAGCAATTCCTTTTCTGGAAAAAGATGGGCAGTACTGGGGCGCACCAGCAGATGATGCAACGGCAATTCAAGAACTGGAACGTTTGCAGAGCAAAGGGGTACAGTTTATCGTTTTTGGCTGGTCGGCATTTTGGTGGTTCGATTACTATTCTGAGCTGGAACGTTATTTGCGATCGCATTGTCGCTGCGTGTTGAAAAATACCCGCCTTGTTGTGTACGGGCTTCAACCATGA
- a CDS encoding efflux RND transporter periplasmic adaptor subunit — protein MSRKQGHKFRSGIQWLAWSATLAGICLASGLGYFLVFNSTAQPVTVQTVAVETGTVENTIDESGTVELQGQRTIKSPTEGAVDRVLVQPGNQVKADQVLVILRYPERQTALANQQLKILEAQATLVRNRQKILEAQEQLIADEKIRKKLDALAQEGAVAQQQVQELEDKVRQNEADIRNAQLEAQNATIQLQIEQLQRQSIQQKLQDTLVRSPLDGTVLGVSVKNGDGVELRTDLLTVGDPAQVKIKLLLSPLNAAQVRVNQVVRVSAIAPNAKTFTGTIQSVYPQAVTPEESQKQSGRSGGSSDRSNQPRVPATVKLDTPTRSLIPGSGVNVEIVLEQRRNVLVLNSEIIQRTEQRPFVWVKDSQNKAQKRYLKLGLEGLLTAEVAAGLNFGEKVILPPAEATLTPGTPVISY, from the coding sequence GTGAGCAGAAAACAGGGACACAAATTTCGTTCTGGGATACAATGGCTAGCTTGGTCGGCGACTCTAGCCGGAATTTGCTTAGCTAGCGGGCTGGGTTACTTTCTGGTTTTCAATTCTACTGCCCAACCAGTGACAGTACAAACGGTAGCCGTAGAAACAGGAACCGTAGAAAATACAATTGACGAAAGCGGTACTGTAGAACTTCAGGGACAACGAACGATCAAGTCGCCCACTGAAGGCGCTGTCGATCGCGTCTTAGTCCAGCCGGGAAATCAAGTGAAAGCCGATCAAGTACTCGTCATTCTCCGCTATCCCGAGCGCCAAACTGCTTTAGCCAACCAGCAATTGAAAATACTAGAGGCGCAAGCGACTCTGGTACGCAATCGCCAAAAAATCTTGGAGGCTCAGGAACAGCTGATCGCTGATGAAAAAATTCGTAAAAAACTAGATGCCTTGGCACAAGAAGGAGCCGTGGCGCAACAACAAGTCCAAGAGCTAGAAGATAAAGTGCGGCAGAATGAAGCTGACATCCGCAATGCTCAGTTGGAAGCTCAAAACGCGACAATCCAGCTTCAGATCGAGCAGCTTCAACGTCAAAGCATTCAGCAAAAACTCCAAGATACATTAGTGCGATCGCCGCTAGATGGCACGGTTTTGGGAGTCAGCGTCAAAAATGGTGATGGAGTTGAGTTGCGTACCGATCTGTTGACGGTAGGCGATCCGGCGCAAGTGAAAATCAAGCTTTTGCTCTCTCCTCTAAACGCCGCTCAAGTCAGAGTCAATCAAGTGGTTCGCGTCAGCGCGATCGCGCCTAACGCCAAAACTTTTACTGGCACAATCCAAAGCGTATATCCCCAGGCAGTGACTCCCGAAGAAAGTCAAAAACAAAGCGGTCGTAGTGGTGGTAGCAGCGATCGATCGAATCAACCTAGAGTACCTGCAACTGTCAAGCTTGACACCCCCACGCGATCGCTCATTCCAGGTAGCGGCGTAAACGTTGAAATCGTACTAGAGCAGCGGCGCAACGTTTTAGTCTTGAATTCAGAAATTATTCAACGCACCGAACAACGTCCTTTTGTTTGGGTAAAAGACAGTCAAAACAAAGCTCAGAAACGATATCTTAAATTGGGTTTAGAAGGATTGCTCACCGCTGAAGTTGCTGCTGGATTGAACTTTGGCGAAAAAGTCATTTTACCCCCTGCCGAAGCCACCCTGACCCCAGGAACACCAGTTATCAGTTATTAG
- a CDS encoding ABC transporter permease — translation MSLSPVELLILTFDSLRSNPLRSALTALGVFMGVAAVSATLQVGSISRIVIAQRLAERDAPQIMVGLNWQAGSDLSAQMSLADLEFFRQRLSGLRASSGAAWVGSAETVFQTEEASPQMMAVTPDFLLTLGRPLEAGRFFTAADFANYRPVVAIDRFLADKLFKDGQAVGQRLYANDRPYVVVGVVPTKMQENAPPEGQLLVPLPIYSSLTGSRAVDTIQLRPRRIEDLEAFGNRVQQLLAQRFPGRTYWAWNNVEDIIQQQKIMQLASQALTVVGAISLLVGGVGIANITIASVIERTPEIGLRRALGATQQDIMAQFILEVALLSLIGGTIAIGTVHGIAIAVADTFNLPYQFEPSTASLALASALLVGMGAGFIPALRASQLDPVKALRSE, via the coding sequence ATGAGCCTTTCACCAGTCGAACTGCTAATCCTCACCTTTGACTCTTTGCGTAGCAATCCCCTACGTTCTGCTTTGACGGCGTTAGGAGTATTTATGGGTGTGGCTGCGGTCAGTGCTACGCTTCAAGTTGGTAGTATCAGCCGGATTGTTATTGCCCAACGATTAGCAGAAAGAGACGCGCCTCAGATTATGGTAGGACTCAATTGGCAAGCAGGCAGCGACTTGAGCGCTCAAATGAGCCTAGCAGATTTGGAATTTTTCCGCCAACGACTCTCTGGCTTACGGGCGAGTAGTGGCGCAGCTTGGGTGGGTTCGGCAGAAACTGTATTTCAAACTGAAGAAGCTAGTCCTCAGATGATGGCAGTGACCCCAGATTTTTTACTCACCTTGGGTAGACCGTTGGAAGCAGGACGGTTTTTTACTGCTGCTGATTTCGCCAACTACCGACCTGTGGTCGCGATCGATCGCTTTTTGGCGGATAAGTTATTTAAAGATGGTCAAGCAGTTGGACAACGCCTCTATGCTAACGATCGACCCTACGTAGTGGTGGGAGTCGTACCAACTAAAATGCAGGAAAACGCACCACCTGAAGGACAATTGTTAGTACCGCTACCAATTTATAGTTCTCTTACAGGTAGCCGTGCTGTCGATACAATTCAGTTGCGTCCTCGCCGAATTGAAGACCTTGAAGCTTTTGGTAATCGAGTCCAGCAACTCTTGGCACAACGTTTTCCAGGGCGAACTTATTGGGCTTGGAACAATGTAGAAGATATCATTCAACAACAAAAAATCATGCAGCTAGCCTCCCAAGCGCTAACTGTAGTGGGTGCAATTTCCCTGCTGGTAGGAGGTGTGGGTATTGCTAATATTACGATCGCTTCAGTGATAGAACGCACGCCAGAAATCGGTTTGCGTCGGGCTTTGGGAGCAACTCAGCAAGATATTATGGCGCAATTTATTTTAGAAGTTGCGCTTTTAAGTTTAATCGGCGGGACGATCGCCATAGGGACGGTGCATGGAATTGCTATTGCAGTCGCCGATACATTTAACTTACCCTATCAATTTGAACCCAGCACCGCAAGTCTAGCGCTAGCTTCAGCTTTACTAGTCGGTATGGGTGCTGGCTTTATTCCTGCTCTCCGTGCCAGCCAACTCGATCCTGTCAAAGCTTTACGCTCGGAATAA